Within the Pseudonocardia alni genome, the region GCTGTCGCTCTACGCCTACGGGCTGCTCGACGTCGTCGAGCTGGTGGAGCTGTCCGACCGCGAGGCCGAACCACGGCCCGGCGCCGAGGTGGCCCGCCTGTACTACGCGCTGTCCGAGCACCTCGGCGTCGACCAGGTGCTGACCGCGGTGTCCCGGCTCGACCGCGGGGACCGCTGGCACGCGCTGGCGCGACTCGCGCTGCGTGACGACCTCTACGGGTCGCTGCGCTCGATCACCCTCGACGCGCTGCGCGAGACCCCGCCCGGCACGGGTGTCGACGACGCGATCGCCGCCTGGGAGCAGGCGAACTCCTCGAAGCTCGCGCGCGCCCGCAGCGCGCTGGAGGAGATCGGGGCGTCGGCGTCGCTGGACCTCGCGACCCTGTCGGTGATCTCGCGTCAGCTGCGCGGACTGGCCCGGTAGGAGCTCCCCGTGACCGCCTTCGTCGCCGAGGTCCCGCTGCGCTGGACCGACCAGGACGCCTACCGCCACGTCAACCACGCCCGGATCGTCACGCTCGTCGAGGAGGCCCGCGTCGCGCTGGCCTTCACCGCCGCCGGGCGGGAGGGGCTCGCCGGGTTCTCCTCCGGGCTGCTCGTCGCCGGGCTGCACGTGGAGTACAAGCGGCAGCTGCCGTGGCGGCCCGAGCCGCTGCGGTGCGCGATCACCGTGCGGGAGCTGCGGGCCGCGTCGTTCGTCCTCGACTACGCCCTGCACGACGGGCCCGGCGCGGGCGACCCGGTCGCGGTCACCGCCTGGACCCGGATGGCCCTCTACGACCTCGAGGCGGACCGGGTCCGCCGGCTCACCGTCGACGAGCGGAACTTCCTCGAGCGCCACCTGGGAGGCGTGTCGTGACCCTGCGACTGGCGGACGCGACCGAGCGCGACGACCTCGGCGCGTTCACCGCGCGCGTCGCCCGGCTCGACCAGAGCGCCACGATCCGGCTCACAGCCGGTTCCGGCCGGGTCACCGCGTGGGCCCGCACCCCGTTCGACGTGCTCGTGACCCGATCGGTGGCCGGGGAGCTCGACCCGGCGCTGCCGGTCACGGCGCAGGCGTCGACGCTGCTGACGGCGCTGGCCGTCGACCGTTCCGCCGCGGTCGACCCCGGCCCGCCCGCGCCGTGGCTCGACGAGCTCCCGCCCGACGACGGCTGGTCCCGGGTCGACGACGTCCCCGCCGCGGAGCTCGACGAGCTCGCCGACCGGGGGCTGGCACTGGCCCGCGAGCACGCAGGCCCGATGGGGCCGCCGGCGTCGCTGCTGGACCAGACGGTACTGACGGTGTCCCCGCCGGACGCGGGCCGCCCGGTGACCGTGCCGATGCGGGTGCTGTTCGCGATGTCCGGGATGGGTTTCCTCGGCTCGGCGCCGCAGGAGACCGACGGGCCGCGGGTGCGGGTGTCCGCGTCGGGGTCGTGGATGCGGCTCGACGCCCGGTACGGGGCGGTGGTGAAGCGGCGCGTGGTGTCGCTGCCGCTGTCGGTCGCGCGCTGACGGTCCGAGCCCGCAGCCGGGACGGGTCAGGTCAGGTTCAGCACGCTGACCGCGCCGTCGCCGGTGACCCAGCCGGTGCG harbors:
- a CDS encoding acyl-CoA thioesterase, producing the protein MTAFVAEVPLRWTDQDAYRHVNHARIVTLVEEARVALAFTAAGREGLAGFSSGLLVAGLHVEYKRQLPWRPEPLRCAITVRELRAASFVLDYALHDGPGAGDPVAVTAWTRMALYDLEADRVRRLTVDERNFLERHLGGVS